GTGAGGAAGCTCAGGCGTTTCCTCGAACCCCTGCGACGCGCCTTGCTGGAGGAGTTGGTCGGAGATCCAGAGACGCTCATCGTGGACTCGACGCTGCTTTCCGTCCTGCATCCGAGGCAAGTGAAGCAGTCCGCCGCGGGCTTCGAGGGAGCGGGGTGGAGCAGGAGGTGGGGTTCGTTCTGCGTGTACGGGGTGAAGCTGCATCTGGTGTGCTCTACCAATCGGGTTCCCATCTCCTACGAGATGACCGCCGCCAACGAAGCCGACGTACTCCTCGTCGAGGAGCTCCTCGCGGGGGCGGCCCTGGAGGAGGGCGAAGTCGCGAGGAGGCTCTTTGGGGATCTCGCCTACGAGAGCGGCGCGCTCAGGAGGCGGCTGGCCGAAAGCGGAATCCTCCTCTCGACCGAGGGAGCGAGCCGCCGACCGGCGACGAGGCAGCAGATCGAGGTCTGCTTCGCGCATCTCAAAGGAGCCTTCGGACTGGGCGAGACGCTGGCGAAGACTCTGGTGGGACTGGCGATCCGGATCGCGGCGAAGGTGACGGCCTACACCTACGGTTTGTACGTCAACCGGCTCCTCGGAAGGCCGCAGGGGCGCATAAAGGAGCTATGGGCATGAGATCCTCGCAACACTCATCTAGTGTCCACGACGCCCGGGTAGACGCCCGTGGTGGCGATGTTGTACGGCGCACCCTCAAGGGCGAGGACGCGGGTGAGCTGGTCGAGGGCTGCTTTCGAGGCGCTGTAGGCGGCCATTCCGGCCATCGGGTGTCGCGCGACGGCGCTCGAGACGTTCACGATGCGCCCCCA
The Rubrobacter xylanophilus genome window above contains:
- a CDS encoding transposase, translating into MIVLFCLTDDAYRLLNPKSRRYESLKRLSDSEVITLALFQQLRGVESERSFLRDCKRFFSHLFPGVVGLHPSSFHRRVRKLRRFLEPLRRALLEELVGDPETLIVDSTLLSVLHPRQVKQSAAGFEGAGWSRRWGSFCVYGVKLHLVCSTNRVPISYEMTAANEADVLLVEELLAGAALEEGEVARRLFGDLAYESGALRRRLAESGILLSTEGASRRPATRQQIEVCFAHLKGAFGLGETLAKTLVGLAIRIAAKVTAYTYGLYVNRLLGRPQGRIKELWA